From a region of the Trichoderma atroviride chromosome 6, complete sequence genome:
- a CDS encoding uncharacterized protein (EggNog:ENOG41) → MLHPKSPLMRSAPKLNSLNVLGSCFDSASLPLAIYAIQRTATFYCIPIEYYSMEHDRVFISIFLIGLYSTTRESFSRDLSVSTILINHPYRLKTNMAPASKANYKTYEAQARMVRAIVAAHPDVKWNYKEIVACYGSDMTEHALNHRFRRLKAQVVIVREGRGKGLDPKNICADADLPATIDAVDTKNIAKYFGQSTADGIQFQFRGIKKDADVLRKVEGEGGDVANCLNLGSGGPSVTSTPSKPTPARSTGSRTGTGTGRKRARKMDVLDIIKRSSSDEEDDDVEDWSGHEMTPTKKPKKTGAFPGQRNGTPYRSAAALANVTIAEAAKQLDASDSQPEAEAPMPFTASPFATETVIINQPAYTGRPVGIDPGPAGGGEPHSVYGGFQGYGGAHYSQQRHGEI, encoded by the exons ATGCTACATCCAAAGTCACCCCTTATGCGCTCTGCACCAAA GCTCAACAGTTTAAAC GTGCTAGGATCTTGCTTCGATTCAGCAAGTTTGCCATTAGCTATATACGCAATCCAACGGACAGCTACTTTCTACTGCATACCTATCGAGTATTACTCAATGGAACA CGATAGAG TCTTCATATCAATCTTTCTAATTGGTCTTTACTCAACTACTAGAGAGTCTTTCTCACGAGACTTGAGCGTTTCTACAATCTTGATAAACCATCCATACAG ACTCAAAACGAACATGGCTCCTGCAAGCAAAGCCAATTATAAAACCTACGAGGCCCAAGCCCGTATGGTGCGAGCCATTGTTGCCGCTCATCCAGATGTCAAGTGGAATTACAAAG AAATCGTCGCTTGCTATGGATCCGACATGACTGAGCACGCGCTGAACCATCGATTCCGCCGCCTCAAAGCGCAAGTGGTCATCGTTCGCGAAGGCCGCGGCAAGGGGCTTGACCCAAAGAATATCTGTGCAGACGCGGATCTCCCGGCCACCATAGACGCCGTGGATACGAAGA ATATTGCAAAGTACTTTGGCCAGTCCACCGCAGACGGCATTCAGTTTCAGTTTCGTGGCATCAAGAAAGACGCCGATGTCCTTCGTAAAGTCGAGGGCGAAGGAGGCGATGTTGCCAACTGCCTCAACCTGGGCTCAGGCGGCCCCAGCGTCACTTCGACTCCATCTAAGCCAACTCCTGCTCGCAGCACGGGAAGCCGTACCGGCACTGGCACGGGTCGCAAGCGAGCTCGCAAGATGGACGtgctcgacatcatcaaacGATCTTCAtccgacgaagaagatgacgacgttGAGGACTGGAGCGGACATGAGATGACGCCtaccaagaagcccaagaagacCGGAGCCTTCCCGGGCCAGAGGAACGGGACTCCCTATCGCAGTGCTGCCGCCTTGGCCAACGTTACTATCGCTGAAGCCGCCAAGCAGCTTGACGCGAGCGACTCCCAGCCCGAAGCTGAGGCTCCAATGCCCTTCACAGCCTCCCCTTTTGCTACTGAAACCGTCATCATTAATCAGCCCGCCTACACCGGAAGGCCCGTTGGTATTGACCCCGGACCAGCTGGGGGAGGCGAGCCGCATTCAGTTTATGGAGGCTTCCAAGGCTATGGAGGCGCCCATTACTCTCAACAGCGCCACGGCGAGATCTAA